The following coding sequences lie in one Eremothecium sinecaudum strain ATCC 58844 chromosome IV, complete sequence genomic window:
- the INA17 gene encoding Ina17p (Syntenic homolog of Ashbya gossypii ABR190C; Syntenic homolog of Saccharomyces cerevisiae YPL099C (AIM43)), producing MYIYNLKKSQPRLINRTPRFAQTLNKEKETSNMFRRGASRVIQRAGYAKKPKVVKLRDLSDPGAIDKMDPRILRHLINMRTDQLNTQKEIKMINELRDDAKRQQPLSKTRKRLWLLALGGALAYLVNNVMTWKAEYDEKEESLQKQMLELETELTSLLADEKEVKLEPIDEQEVPSPVVEKRWYQRWFWR from the coding sequence ATGTACATATATAATTTAAAAAAGAGCCAACCACGTCTAATAAACCGCACTCCAAGATTTGCACAAACACTAAATAAAGAGAAGGAGACCTCTAATATGTTTAGGAGAGGAGCCTCAAGGGTGATTCAGAGGGCTGGATATGCCAAGAAGCCAAAAGTTGTCAAGCTGAGGGATCTTTCTGACCCAGGAGCTATCGATAAGATGGATCCTCGGATCTTAAGGCACCTGATTAACATGCGCACAGACCAGCTAAATACGCAGAAAGAAATCAAGATGATTAATGAGCTTAGAGACGATGCTAAACGACAACAACCACTTTCAAAAACTCGGAAACGTTTGTGGCTCCTTGCACTGGGCGGTGCACTTGCTTATTTGGTAAATAATGTTATGACTTGGAAAGCTGAATATGATGAAAAGGAGGAATCTCTGCAAAAGCAGATGCTGGAACTGGAAACCGAACTGACTTCGTTGCTGGCTGATGAAAAGGAGGTTAAACTTGAACCGATTGATGAACAGGAGGTTCCTTCACCGGTTGTGGAAAAGAGATGGTATCAGCGCTGGTTTTGGCGTTAA
- the ATG21 gene encoding Atg21p (Syntenic homolog of Ashbya gossypii ABR189W; Syntenic homolog of Saccharomyces cerevisiae YPL100W (ATG21)): MKVLRFNQDASCFSIICGPHSMAIYNCDPFGRCFELENSTSNSSSGNGGENGKAHEDHMGNFVTEMLFATSLIAVVNKNQGLQKAKKLRIVNTKRKSTICELNFPHEIVDVVMNRKRMCVLLSSEQIFVYDISCMKLLHTINVLEDKLKMSGSFHNHSSSVQQSHPVQRSRTNMVRIALSSDDKSILCYTAYCKSVKHSYLLNDLVIYDALNVVPLNYLNTVHKGNIACLCISNDGKLVATASEKGTIIRMFSTGDETAFNSNTALMYEFRRGTRPCSIHEMKIDRTGRYLACVGHTDTIHIFDLEKYGQGYRGFDDYTAPSMLGVKSAKANTRQIANFLSKRVISKISNHNMERDFAHIKVQDSIRHCIGFPNEFPERIYVASSNGEFHVWNIPQHGGECILVKSNKF, encoded by the coding sequence ATGAAAGTCCTAAGATTTAATCAGGATGCAAGTTGCTTCTCAATAATTTGCGGTCCACACTCCATGGCAATTTATAATTGTGATCCATTTGGTCGATGTTTTGAATTAGAGAATAGTACCAGTAATAGCAGTTCCGGAAATGGCGGTGAAAACGGTAAAGCTCATGAAGATCATATGGGAAACTTCGTTACGGAAATGCTTTTTGCAACAAGTTTAATAGCGGTAGTAAACAAAAATCAAGGTCTACAAAAAGCCAAAAAATTGCGTATAGTCAATACTAAGCGTAAATCTACTATATGTGAACTAAATTTCCCGCATGAGATTGTAGATGTCGTGATGAATCGGAAACGTATGTGTGTTTTATTGTCGAGTGAACAGATCTTCGTTTACGATATATCCTGCATGAAACTCTTGCATACCATTAATGTTCTCGAAGATAAGTTGAAAATGTCAGGTAGTTTCCATAATCACAGCTCTTCTGTGCAGCAAAGTCATCCCGTACAGCGATCGCGTACGAATATGGTTAGAATTGCCCTAAGCAGTGACGATAAAAGCATTTTGTGTTATACTGCGTATTGTAAGTCAGTGAAGCACTCATATTTGCTTAATGACTTAGTAATTTACGACGCACTAAATGTAGTACCGCTAAACTACTTGAATACTGTTCATAAGGGAAATATTGCATGTTTATGTATAAGTAATGATGGGAAACTGGTAGCGACCGCTTCAGAGAAAGGTACTATAATAAGGATGTTCAGCACGGGGGATGAAACTGCATTTAACTCGAACACAGCCCTTATGTACGAGTTTAGACGTGGAACACGGCCATGTTCCATCCATGAGATGAAAATCGACCGTACTGGGAGGTATTTAGCGTGCGTAGGCCATACGGACACCATTCATATTTTTGATTTAGAAAAATATGGACAGGGCTATAGGGGATTCGACGACTATACCGCCCCATCAATGCTAGGAGTGAAATCGGCCAAGGCTAACACTCGACAAATTGCCAATTTCTTGTCGAAAAGGGTTATATCTAAGATTTCAAACCACAACATGGAAAGAGATTTTGCACATATAAAAGTGCAAGATTCGATAAGACATTGTATTGGATTTCCAAATGAGTTTCCTGAGAGAATATATGTAGCCAGTAGTAACGGTGAATTTCATGTTTGGAATATCCCGCAGCATGGTGGGGAATGCATTTTGGTAAAGAGTAATAAATTCTAG